Proteins from a genomic interval of Kitasatospora herbaricolor:
- a CDS encoding PLD nuclease N-terminal domain-containing protein: protein MLRMLPFLIVLALWIWAFIDCLTTPEEEVRHLPKVVWVIIILLFGEVLLGPIAWLVAGKQRAGAQRRQAAWPAGTAGHPEYEGPRAGRSTAPDDDPEFLASLKKDNKRHEDMLKQWEADLRRREEDLRGKDDPDTGGRG, encoded by the coding sequence GTGCTGAGGATGCTGCCGTTCCTGATCGTGCTCGCCCTGTGGATCTGGGCGTTCATCGACTGCCTCACCACGCCGGAGGAGGAGGTCCGCCACCTGCCCAAGGTGGTGTGGGTGATCATCATCCTGCTCTTCGGCGAGGTCCTGCTCGGCCCGATCGCCTGGCTGGTCGCCGGCAAGCAGCGGGCCGGCGCCCAGCGCCGCCAGGCTGCCTGGCCCGCGGGCACCGCCGGCCACCCGGAGTACGAGGGGCCCCGGGCCGGGCGCAGCACCGCCCCGGACGACGACCCGGAGTTCCTGGCGTCCTTGAAGAAGGACAACAAGCGGCACGAGGACATGCTCAAGCAGTGGGAGGCCGACCTGCGCCGCCGCGAGGAGGACCTGCGGGGCAAGGACGACCCGGACACCGGCGGCCGGGGCTGA
- a CDS encoding acyl-CoA carboxylase subunit beta, with amino-acid sequence MTVVHEAPVGDEIPEIPADARGRVAELHELREKVRSGPSEKATEAQHAKGKLTARERIDLLLDEGSFREVEPLRRHRATGFGLEAKKPHTDGVIVGWGTVHGRTVFTYAHDFRIFGGALGEAHAQKIHKIMDMAIAAGAPLISLNDGAGARIQEGVTALAGYGGIFQRNTRASGVIPQISVMLGPCAGGAAYSPALTDFIFMVRETSQMFITGPDVVQAVTGEKISQNGLGGADVHSGVSGVSHFAYDDEQSCIEEVRYLLSLLPQNNREMPPASVNDDPVDRRNDSLLDLVPADGNRPYDMRKVIEEIVDHGEFLEIHERWATNVLCVLARIDGHVTGIIANQPQSLAGVLDINASEKAARFVQMCDAFNIPLVTMLDVPGFLPGVDQEHDGIIRHGAKLLYAYCNATVPRIQLILRKAYGGAYIVMDSRSIGADLSFAWPTNEIAVMGAEGAANVIFRRDINGADDPEAMRAQKIKEYKSELMHPYYAAERGLVDDVIDPAETRAVLASSLAMLRTKHADLPSRKHGNPPM; translated from the coding sequence ATGACGGTTGTGCATGAGGCACCGGTCGGTGACGAGATCCCCGAGATCCCTGCCGACGCCCGTGGGCGGGTCGCCGAGCTGCACGAACTGCGGGAGAAGGTTCGCAGCGGCCCGAGCGAGAAGGCCACCGAGGCCCAGCACGCCAAGGGCAAGCTGACCGCCCGCGAGCGGATCGACCTGCTCCTGGACGAGGGCTCCTTCCGCGAGGTCGAGCCGCTGCGCCGGCACCGCGCCACCGGCTTCGGCCTGGAGGCGAAGAAGCCGCACACCGACGGTGTCATCGTCGGCTGGGGCACCGTGCACGGGCGCACCGTGTTCACCTACGCGCACGACTTCCGGATCTTCGGCGGCGCGCTGGGCGAGGCCCACGCGCAGAAGATCCACAAGATCATGGACATGGCCATCGCGGCCGGCGCCCCGCTGATCTCGCTGAACGACGGCGCCGGCGCCCGCATCCAGGAGGGCGTCACCGCGCTCGCCGGGTACGGCGGCATCTTCCAGCGCAACACCCGGGCCTCCGGCGTCATCCCGCAGATCTCGGTGATGCTCGGCCCCTGCGCCGGCGGCGCCGCCTACTCCCCCGCGCTGACCGACTTCATCTTCATGGTCCGCGAGACCTCGCAGATGTTCATCACCGGCCCGGACGTGGTGCAGGCCGTCACCGGCGAGAAGATCAGCCAGAACGGCCTCGGCGGCGCCGACGTCCACTCCGGCGTCTCCGGCGTCTCGCACTTCGCCTACGACGACGAGCAGAGCTGCATCGAGGAGGTCCGCTACCTCCTGTCGCTGCTGCCGCAGAACAACCGCGAGATGCCGCCGGCCAGCGTCAACGACGACCCGGTGGACCGCCGCAACGACTCGCTGCTGGACCTCGTCCCGGCCGACGGCAACCGCCCGTACGACATGCGCAAGGTGATCGAGGAGATCGTCGACCACGGCGAGTTCCTGGAGATCCACGAGCGCTGGGCCACCAACGTGCTCTGCGTGCTGGCCCGGATCGACGGCCACGTCACCGGCATCATCGCCAACCAGCCGCAGTCGCTGGCCGGCGTGCTGGACATCAACGCCTCGGAGAAGGCCGCGCGCTTCGTCCAGATGTGCGACGCCTTCAACATCCCGCTGGTGACCATGCTGGACGTCCCGGGCTTCCTGCCCGGCGTCGACCAGGAGCACGACGGCATCATCCGGCACGGCGCCAAGCTCCTCTACGCGTACTGCAACGCCACCGTGCCGCGGATCCAGCTGATCCTGCGCAAGGCCTACGGCGGCGCGTACATCGTGATGGACTCCCGCTCGATCGGCGCGGACCTCTCCTTCGCCTGGCCCACCAACGAGATCGCCGTGATGGGCGCCGAGGGCGCCGCCAACGTCATCTTCCGCCGTGACATCAACGGCGCCGACGACCCCGAGGCGATGCGCGCGCAGAAGATCAAGGAGTACAAGAGCGAACTGATGCACCCGTACTACGCGGCCGAGCGCGGCCTCGTCGACGACGTCATCGACCCGGCCGAGACCCGCGCCGTGCTCGCCTCCTCGCTCGCCATGCTCCGCACCAAGCACGCCGACCTGCCCAGCCGCAAGCACGGCAACCCGCCGATGTAG
- a CDS encoding ScbR family autoregulator-binding transcription factor, protein MVKQERAGRTRQAVLLAAARTFADAGYESASLVDISRCAGVSKGALYFHFVSKQALAEGVRAAARRVIATAVLRARRSDGPAVQALIDLAHELARLLREDIVVRAGVLLSQGTQSGKEPPGADAPEGCGPWRDWTVMVRRQLVLAETAGELRPGTGPQESAELLTAVAAGLVLLSWADTAVLRPEAVATVLASALPALVPAGRIGEYRTEGAGVFAAAGAPSAATGPAPAAGPAVGGAADPGTDRAAAPGPAWVFDLGRGFVPAPAQVPAPVYEPVPVHEPGFGRGPGYEPGFEPCSAASG, encoded by the coding sequence GTGGTCAAGCAGGAGCGGGCGGGACGCACCAGGCAGGCCGTGCTGCTCGCGGCGGCGAGGACTTTCGCGGACGCGGGCTACGAATCGGCGAGTCTGGTCGACATCAGTCGCTGCGCCGGGGTCAGCAAGGGGGCCCTCTACTTCCACTTCGTGTCCAAGCAGGCCCTCGCCGAGGGGGTGCGGGCGGCGGCCCGCCGGGTCATCGCCACCGCGGTGCTGCGGGCCCGCCGCAGTGACGGGCCGGCCGTCCAGGCCCTGATCGACCTGGCCCACGAGCTGGCCAGGCTGCTGCGCGAGGACATCGTGGTGCGGGCCGGCGTGCTGCTCAGCCAGGGCACCCAGAGCGGCAAGGAGCCGCCGGGCGCGGACGCCCCGGAGGGGTGCGGCCCCTGGCGCGACTGGACGGTGATGGTGCGCCGGCAACTGGTGCTGGCCGAGACCGCCGGCGAACTGCGGCCCGGGACCGGCCCGCAGGAGTCGGCCGAGCTGCTGACGGCGGTCGCGGCCGGTCTGGTGCTGCTCTCCTGGGCGGACACCGCGGTGCTCCGCCCGGAGGCGGTGGCCACCGTGCTGGCCTCGGCGCTGCCCGCTCTGGTGCCGGCGGGGCGTATCGGGGAGTACCGGACGGAGGGGGCGGGGGTGTTTGCGGCGGCCGGGGCGCCGTCGGCCGCCACCGGACCGGCTCCCGCCGCCGGCCCCGCCGTGGGCGGTGCCGCGGACCCCGGCACGGACCGCGCGGCCGCCCCGGGCCCGGCCTGGGTGTTCGATCTCGGCCGCGGGTTCGTCCCAGCGCCCGCCCAGGTCCCGGCGCCCGTCTACGAGCCGGTGCCCGTCCACGAGCCCGGGTTCGGGCGCGGGCCGGGCTACGAGCCGGGGTTCGAGCCCTGCTCGGCGGCCTCCGGCTGA
- a CDS encoding acyl-CoA carboxylase subunit epsilon yields the protein MSASEPLVRIVRGSLNDEELAALTAVLMARAAVAQQAATAIAPVEPMAGWQRLERRQPYWSPVSWQQAA from the coding sequence ATGAGCGCTTCCGAACCTCTTGTCCGCATCGTCCGCGGCTCGCTGAACGACGAGGAACTCGCCGCCCTGACGGCGGTCCTGATGGCCCGCGCGGCCGTCGCCCAGCAGGCCGCCACCGCGATCGCCCCGGTCGAGCCGATGGCCGGCTGGCAGCGCCTGGAGCGGCGCCAGCCGTACTGGTCGCCGGTCAGCTGGCAGCAGGCGGCGTAA
- the ccsB gene encoding c-type cytochrome biogenesis protein CcsB, which translates to MHLASAVDPSLADLSNKLIYSAMAVYLFGMFAYMFEWTFGSKGAVAVRSAEQSSLAETVAAAAAPPAKAAKKVTVTVAAAGGGTTTLTRTALAGEGATVVTSGRGDGEEADGPGAAGGSEKADLAGRIAVSLTVLGALLHAGGVIARGLSVTRWPWGNMYEFSCAFALTMVLAFLALLAAKKQARWLGLPVMVAGLLTLGVATTVLYTDSEQLVPALHSYWLAIHVSTAIICGGAFYAAFITTALYLGKDSYDKRIAAGLTTGPLRTSASVWQRLPAASTLDKLSYRINALVFPLWTFTIIAGAIWAEAAWGKYWEWDPKETWSFITWVAYACYLHARATAGWKGRKAAYLALAAFACWLFNYYGVNIFVTGKHSYAGV; encoded by the coding sequence GTGCATCTCGCCTCGGCGGTCGACCCCAGCCTGGCCGACCTCTCCAACAAGCTCATCTACTCGGCCATGGCCGTGTACCTCTTCGGCATGTTCGCCTACATGTTCGAGTGGACCTTCGGCAGCAAGGGCGCGGTCGCCGTCCGCTCCGCCGAGCAGTCCAGCCTCGCCGAGACGGTGGCCGCGGCCGCCGCCCCGCCGGCGAAGGCGGCCAAGAAGGTCACCGTCACGGTGGCCGCGGCCGGCGGCGGCACCACCACGCTGACCCGCACCGCCCTCGCGGGCGAGGGCGCGACGGTCGTCACCAGCGGCCGCGGCGACGGCGAGGAGGCCGACGGTCCGGGCGCGGCCGGCGGCAGCGAGAAGGCCGACCTGGCCGGGCGGATCGCCGTCTCGCTCACCGTTCTCGGCGCGCTGCTGCACGCCGGCGGGGTGATCGCCCGAGGCCTGTCGGTGACCCGCTGGCCGTGGGGCAACATGTACGAGTTCTCCTGCGCCTTCGCGCTCACCATGGTGCTGGCCTTCCTGGCCCTGCTGGCCGCGAAGAAGCAGGCCCGCTGGCTCGGCCTGCCGGTCATGGTGGCCGGCCTGCTGACCCTGGGCGTGGCCACCACGGTGCTCTACACCGACTCCGAGCAGCTCGTGCCGGCCCTGCACTCGTACTGGCTGGCCATCCACGTCTCCACCGCGATCATCTGCGGCGGCGCGTTCTACGCGGCCTTCATCACCACCGCGCTGTACCTCGGCAAGGACTCGTACGACAAGCGGATCGCGGCCGGGCTCACCACCGGCCCGCTGCGGACCTCGGCCTCGGTCTGGCAGCGGCTGCCCGCCGCGTCCACCCTGGACAAGCTCTCGTACCGGATCAACGCGCTGGTCTTCCCGCTCTGGACCTTCACCATCATCGCGGGCGCGATCTGGGCCGAGGCCGCCTGGGGCAAGTACTGGGAGTGGGACCCGAAGGAGACCTGGTCCTTCATCACCTGGGTCGCCTACGCCTGCTACCTGCACGCCCGCGCCACCGCCGGCTGGAAGGGACGCAAGGCGGCCTACCTGGCGCTGGCGGCCTTCGCCTGCTGGCTCTTCAACTACTACGGCGTCAACATCTTCGTCACGGGCAAGCACTCGTACGCGGGCGTCTGA
- a CDS encoding NAD-dependent epimerase/dehydratase family protein, producing the protein MASTTRTVLLTGGSGFTGGWTVRELRRALHRADAEASRPSVLRVLTHRRPVPDGTVADALPRPEHADGDLTDPASLRGLCEGVDTVLHLAVRVGEDEEEARAVNVEGTRNLLAEAARAGVRRIVQLGTAAVYRDGAHRGAAEGELETGPVSVTSRTRLEGERLVLAAGGTVLRPHLVYGAGDTWFVPALAQLIRGLPHWVEGGRARLSLVAVDDLARALAALAVRPGPEHAPGPGAEPAAGSAGSAAGRVLHASHPVPVTARELVTAVADALGLPLPEGDISTARALELLGGATPVRERRLSLLAVDHWYDSSRLWALAGCDPGPGFAARFAEHASWYRAALGGGPSPATAPQPAADGRTG; encoded by the coding sequence ATGGCAAGCACCACCCGGACCGTCCTGCTGACCGGAGGATCCGGCTTCACCGGCGGCTGGACGGTCCGTGAGCTCCGCCGCGCCCTGCACCGGGCGGACGCGGAGGCCTCGCGGCCGTCCGTCCTGCGGGTGCTGACCCATCGGCGGCCGGTGCCGGACGGGACGGTCGCCGACGCCCTGCCGCGGCCGGAGCACGCCGACGGCGACCTCACCGATCCGGCCTCGCTGCGCGGTCTCTGCGAGGGCGTGGACACCGTGCTGCACCTCGCCGTGCGGGTCGGCGAGGACGAGGAGGAGGCCCGGGCGGTCAACGTGGAGGGCACCCGCAACCTGCTCGCCGAGGCGGCCCGCGCCGGAGTGCGCCGGATCGTCCAGCTCGGCACCGCGGCCGTCTACCGCGACGGCGCCCACCGGGGGGCCGCCGAGGGCGAGTTGGAGACCGGGCCGGTCTCGGTCACCAGCCGGACCAGGCTGGAGGGCGAGCGGCTCGTGCTCGCGGCCGGCGGTACGGTGCTGCGCCCGCACCTGGTCTACGGCGCCGGGGACACCTGGTTCGTGCCCGCGCTGGCGCAGCTGATCCGCGGGCTGCCGCACTGGGTGGAGGGCGGCCGGGCCAGGCTCTCGCTGGTCGCGGTCGACGACCTGGCCCGGGCCCTCGCCGCGCTCGCCGTCCGCCCGGGGCCGGAGCACGCGCCCGGCCCGGGGGCGGAGCCGGCGGCAGGTTCCGCGGGGAGCGCCGCCGGGCGGGTGCTGCACGCGAGCCACCCGGTGCCGGTCACCGCGCGGGAGCTGGTCACCGCGGTGGCCGACGCGCTGGGACTCCCGCTGCCCGAGGGCGACATCAGCACGGCGCGGGCGCTGGAACTGCTCGGCGGTGCGACCCCGGTCCGGGAGCGCCGGCTCTCACTGCTGGCAGTCGACCACTGGTACGACAGCTCCCGGCTCTGGGCGCTGGCCGGGTGCGATCCCGGCCCGGGCTTCGCCGCGCGGTTCGCGGAGCACGCGTCCTGGTACCGCGCGGCCCTGGGCGGCGGTCCTTCGCCGGCGACGGCCCCGCAACCGGCCGCGGACGGGCGCACCGGCTGA
- a CDS encoding menaquinone biosynthesis decarboxylase has translation MAYDDLRSFLRALEREGDLRRIKAEVDPHLEIGEIVDRVQKAKGPALLFENVKGAAMPLAMNVFGTERRLAKSLGLKGPEEISEKIAGLLKPELPQGFTGFRDAFGKLASMAHVPPKNVKSGDAPVHEVVLTGDDVNLDDLPALFTWPLDGGSFFNLGLTHTKDPDSGIRNLGLYRLQRHDRRTIGMHWQIHKDSRNHYAVAAKRGERLPVAIAFGCPPAVTYAATAPLPGDIDEYLFAGFVAGERVRMVDCRTVPLQVPADAEVVLEGWLEPGEMLPEGPFGDHTGFYTPQEPFPALTIDCVTMRRRPILQSIVVGRPPTEDGPLGKFTERFFLPLLKIIIPDIVDYDLPEAGGFHNCVIVSIDKKYPKHAQKVMHAIWGAHMMSLTKLIIVVDADCDVHDYQEVAWRALGNTDYSRDLSVVEGPVDHLDHASYQQFWGGKAGIDATRKLPEEGYTRDGGWPEMVTSDPETAALVTKRWKEYGL, from the coding sequence ATGGCATACGACGATCTCCGCTCGTTTCTCCGGGCGCTGGAACGAGAAGGCGACCTCAGGCGGATCAAGGCCGAGGTGGATCCCCACCTGGAGATCGGCGAGATCGTCGACCGGGTGCAGAAGGCCAAGGGCCCGGCGTTGCTCTTCGAGAACGTCAAGGGCGCGGCCATGCCGCTGGCGATGAACGTCTTCGGCACCGAGCGCCGGCTGGCGAAGTCGCTGGGCCTCAAGGGCCCGGAGGAGATCTCCGAGAAGATCGCCGGCCTGCTGAAGCCGGAACTGCCGCAGGGCTTCACCGGTTTCCGGGACGCCTTCGGCAAGCTGGCCTCGATGGCGCACGTGCCGCCGAAGAACGTGAAGTCCGGCGACGCCCCGGTGCACGAGGTCGTGCTCACCGGTGACGACGTCAACCTGGACGACCTGCCGGCCCTGTTCACCTGGCCGCTGGACGGCGGCTCCTTCTTCAACCTCGGTCTGACCCACACCAAGGACCCGGACTCCGGCATCCGCAACCTCGGCCTGTACCGCCTGCAGCGGCACGACCGGCGGACCATCGGCATGCACTGGCAGATCCACAAGGACAGTCGCAACCACTACGCGGTGGCCGCCAAGCGCGGCGAGCGCCTCCCGGTCGCGATCGCCTTCGGCTGCCCGCCGGCCGTCACGTACGCGGCGACGGCGCCGCTGCCCGGGGACATCGACGAGTACCTGTTCGCGGGCTTCGTGGCCGGCGAGCGGGTGCGGATGGTCGACTGCAGGACCGTCCCGCTGCAGGTGCCCGCCGACGCCGAGGTGGTGCTGGAGGGCTGGCTGGAGCCCGGCGAGATGCTGCCCGAGGGCCCGTTCGGCGACCACACCGGCTTCTACACGCCGCAGGAGCCCTTCCCGGCGCTCACCATCGACTGCGTGACGATGCGCCGGCGGCCGATCCTGCAGTCGATCGTGGTGGGGCGCCCGCCGACCGAGGACGGCCCGCTGGGCAAGTTCACCGAGCGCTTCTTCCTGCCGCTGCTGAAGATCATCATCCCGGACATCGTGGACTACGACCTCCCCGAGGCCGGCGGCTTCCACAACTGCGTGATCGTCTCGATCGACAAGAAGTACCCCAAGCACGCGCAGAAGGTCATGCACGCGATCTGGGGCGCCCACATGATGTCGCTGACCAAGCTGATCATCGTGGTGGACGCCGACTGCGACGTGCACGACTACCAGGAGGTGGCCTGGCGGGCGCTCGGCAACACCGACTACAGCCGGGACCTCTCGGTCGTCGAGGGCCCGGTCGACCATCTGGACCACGCGTCCTACCAGCAGTTCTGGGGCGGCAAGGCGGGCATCGACGCCACCCGCAAGCTCCCCGAGGAGGGCTACACCCGCGACGGCGGCTGGCCCGAGATGGTCACCTCCGACCCGGAGACGGCCGCCCTGGTCACCAAGCGCTGGAAGGAGTACGGGCTGTGA
- a CDS encoding ScbR family autoregulator-binding transcription factor encodes MARQARALATRQAVLRAAAVVFDKRGYAGATMSEILEQAAVTKGALYFHFSSKEELARAVIEEQSTWLASWVPTSDSPVQTLIDLGYAFADALQRDPLVRGSIRLTIEHGTFTQPQTMAYRGWSDAAHLLLRNAMDKGELHPGLDIAGAADVIVGAVTGIQLTSQVLTDRQDLIKRMTDLWTLLLPGLVQPHALARLAVHPPQPEAAEQGSNPGS; translated from the coding sequence ATGGCTCGGCAGGCCCGTGCCCTGGCGACCCGGCAGGCAGTTCTCCGCGCCGCGGCCGTCGTGTTCGACAAACGGGGCTACGCCGGTGCCACGATGTCCGAGATCCTGGAGCAGGCGGCCGTCACCAAGGGCGCGCTCTACTTCCACTTCAGCTCCAAGGAGGAGCTGGCCCGGGCCGTGATCGAGGAGCAGTCCACCTGGCTGGCGTCCTGGGTCCCCACCTCGGACAGCCCGGTGCAGACGCTGATCGACCTCGGGTACGCCTTCGCCGACGCCCTGCAGCGGGACCCGCTGGTCCGCGGCAGCATCCGGCTCACCATCGAGCACGGCACCTTCACCCAGCCGCAGACCATGGCCTACCGCGGCTGGTCCGACGCGGCCCACCTGCTGCTGCGCAACGCCATGGACAAGGGCGAGCTGCACCCCGGGCTGGACATCGCCGGGGCGGCCGACGTGATCGTCGGCGCGGTGACCGGGATCCAGCTCACCTCCCAGGTGCTGACCGACCGGCAGGACCTGATCAAGCGGATGACCGACCTGTGGACCCTGCTGCTGCCCGGCCTGGTCCAGCCGCACGCGCTGGCCCGGCTGGCCGTGCACCCGCCTCAGCCGGAGGCCGCCGAGCAGGGCTCGAACCCCGGCTCGTAG
- a CDS encoding ScbA/BarX family gamma-butyrolactone biosynthesis protein has translation MPLIAELGEDEAYPEPSAGYDFHERTVSRHLVHRTTVSEVFLTGWQATGPYDFLLGAQWPRAHGFYRLPGDAQHDPVLLAETIRQAGLLISHVGFGVPQGHQFAMDDLSYAVDLDGLAIDARPASLMLRVSCQDVRMRHRRLASLRVEVQAERDGRPLGHGSGQVSVIPPQAYRRLRGRDGLNPAPLRPGTPTTPALVGRENPSDVVLTPARQPGTWLLRADARHPVLFDHPVDHVPGMLVLEAARQAAQRLRHPEPVVPVEAISSFEHYIELDRPCMVRAWLEPGPDPRRVPVRVTLEQDGRTAAECRLVTEPLTPAAAMLDAPALLDGPGFRDARGQGLQIAS, from the coding sequence ATGCCGCTGATCGCAGAACTGGGCGAGGACGAGGCGTATCCCGAACCCAGCGCCGGCTACGACTTCCACGAGCGGACCGTCTCCCGGCACCTGGTCCACCGCACCACGGTCTCCGAGGTCTTCCTCACCGGGTGGCAGGCCACCGGCCCGTACGACTTCCTGCTCGGCGCCCAGTGGCCCCGCGCCCACGGCTTCTACCGGCTGCCCGGGGACGCCCAGCACGACCCCGTCCTGCTGGCCGAAACGATCCGCCAGGCCGGCCTGCTGATCTCGCACGTCGGCTTCGGCGTGCCGCAGGGGCACCAGTTCGCCATGGACGACCTGTCCTACGCGGTGGACCTGGACGGCCTCGCCATCGACGCCCGGCCCGCCTCGCTGATGCTCCGGGTGAGCTGCCAGGACGTCCGGATGCGGCACCGCCGGCTCGCCTCGCTGCGGGTCGAGGTCCAGGCCGAGCGGGACGGACGGCCGCTCGGCCACGGCTCCGGGCAGGTCTCGGTGATCCCGCCGCAGGCCTACCGGCGGCTGCGCGGGCGCGACGGCCTCAACCCGGCCCCGCTGCGGCCCGGCACCCCCACCACGCCCGCGCTGGTGGGCCGGGAGAACCCCTCGGACGTGGTGCTGACCCCGGCCCGCCAGCCCGGCACCTGGCTGCTGCGGGCCGACGCCCGGCACCCCGTGCTGTTCGACCACCCGGTCGACCACGTCCCCGGGATGCTCGTCCTGGAGGCCGCCCGCCAGGCCGCCCAGCGGCTGCGCCACCCCGAGCCGGTGGTGCCGGTCGAGGCGATCAGCAGTTTCGAGCACTACATCGAGCTGGACCGGCCCTGCATGGTCCGCGCCTGGCTGGAACCGGGCCCGGACCCGCGCCGGGTGCCGGTCCGGGTGACGCTGGAGCAGGACGGCCGCACCGCCGCCGAGTGCCGCCTGGTGACCGAACCGCTGACCCCCGCGGCGGCGATGCTGGACGCCCCCGCACTGCTGGACGGGCCGGGCTTCCGGGACGCGCGCGGCCAGGGCCTGCAGATCGCCTCCTGA
- the mqnP gene encoding menaquinone biosynthesis prenyltransferase MqnP gives MSATADLFEAPPPNKAKAFLRLVMIEHSVFALPFAYIAALTAMFLTDERVHWSTLLIVTVCMVGLRTFAMAANRIIDREIDARNPRTAGRELVTGAVSMRTAYTGSAIALVVFLGAAALLNPLCLALAPVAVVPMVVYPYGKRFTDFPHAILGLAQAMGPVGAWLAVTGSWSWDAVVLGLAVGIWIGGFDLIFGCQDVAADRAEGVRSVPARFGIAGALYGARACHVLTVLLLGWYAVLTDAGPAFWVGLLVVVCAFVYEHSIVKPGDLSRLNRAFFTTNGFVGISLFFFALLDLVIRGLGV, from the coding sequence GTGAGCGCCACCGCCGACCTCTTCGAGGCCCCGCCGCCGAACAAGGCCAAGGCCTTCCTGCGGCTGGTCATGATCGAGCACTCGGTGTTCGCCCTGCCCTTCGCCTACATCGCCGCCCTCACCGCGATGTTCCTCACCGACGAGCGGGTGCACTGGTCCACGCTGCTGATCGTCACCGTCTGCATGGTCGGCCTGCGGACCTTCGCGATGGCCGCCAACCGGATCATCGACCGTGAGATCGACGCCCGGAACCCGCGCACCGCCGGCCGTGAACTGGTCACCGGCGCCGTCTCGATGCGCACCGCCTACACCGGCTCGGCGATCGCCCTGGTGGTCTTCCTCGGCGCCGCCGCCCTGCTCAACCCGCTCTGCCTGGCGCTCGCCCCGGTCGCCGTCGTCCCGATGGTCGTCTACCCGTACGGCAAGCGGTTCACCGACTTCCCGCACGCGATCCTGGGCCTGGCCCAGGCGATGGGCCCGGTCGGCGCCTGGCTGGCCGTCACCGGCAGCTGGTCCTGGGACGCCGTGGTGCTGGGCCTCGCGGTCGGCATCTGGATCGGCGGCTTCGACCTGATCTTCGGCTGCCAGGACGTCGCCGCCGACCGCGCCGAGGGCGTCCGGTCCGTCCCCGCCCGGTTCGGCATCGCCGGCGCCCTGTACGGCGCCCGGGCCTGCCACGTCCTCACCGTGCTGCTGCTCGGCTGGTACGCCGTCCTCACCGACGCCGGCCCGGCCTTCTGGGTGGGCCTGCTGGTGGTGGTCTGCGCCTTCGTCTACGAGCACTCGATCGTCAAGCCCGGCGACCTCTCGCGGCTCAACCGCGCGTTCTTCACCACCAACGGCTTCGTCGGCATCTCGCTCTTCTTCTTCGCCCTGCTCGACCTGGTGA